The genomic region TTCTTTTCTATGGTCTTTAATGCCTTTGTTGATAATCTCAGTTTGACATAACGCTTACCCGCTTCCCACCAAATCTTCTTGTACTGCAAGTTGACAAACTGCAACTTCTTTGTCTTGTGATTTGAAAAGGAAACTTTGTTTGCCCTGTTGGCTTTCTTGCCAGTAAAAGGGCACACTCTAcctgaaaagataaaaatgaaCCAAAGTATAAAACCAATCAACTAAATGATGCTAGTGATGGCCAATACAACAGAATAATTACCAAATGCCATGAAGAACAGAGAGCTAGATAAACAAGAATTTGGTATGCCCAATATAATAGGCCAGCATGTTGCAGTTAAAACAGAACCCATTATTCAAAACATAATTGGAAAGGCAGATGCCTCCATGAAGTAGGAAATGAGTACATCATGTAACAGGCAATGCCATACATACAGTTAGCAGTGTTTTTTCAAACAAAAGAGTACTCTTgtatctctttctttctcatataGTTATGCGGAATTCAAGTTTTCACTtctaattttaacatttatgAGCTGGTTCAAAAAGGGAATTCGGTATTCACATTCGAACCCATAATTAgcaatgaaatacataaaattcaaaactttCACCCACCCATCACACCTCGTATGCTTTATGCATTAAACACCTTCAGAACACCCAGTGAGGTTAAATCAATCAACAGAAACACTTATCCATAAGCAATGTTAAGacccagaaaagaaaagtgcTAAAAGATTTGTACTTCTTCAGTcctttttttccctttctcGGGTTAATCAACCAAAAATGGATAAtgttaattaagaaaaaacagaaaaccTATAAAATCAAGAAGAAACCAGCACTACAGGTacattaaaagtaattaagagaaaagaaaaggaagtgaAGAGAGAATTACGGGCAACAATAGACTGTAGAGGAGGAGTGGTAGGGTTTGAGAGATAAGGTAAGTTATAGGAAATTTTGATGCCACTCAACTGAGAAGTAACAAACCCAATTTCAGAAACAGCACTGGTCTTTGAAGAGGAAGCCAATTTTGTTGGTAAGTATGGCCTGCGAAAGCATAATAATCCAGATGATGCTGTTGCCATTGCCATTTGCTTTTCTTGCTTTCTGTTTTTTAATGTTATCTGTTTGCTACGAGTGTTTTCAACAACAAAATGGGTGGTGCGGTGACATGGTAGTCTTGTAGTTAATTCCATAcaatgatgcttctgtgctcTGTGTATGCGTATTTCATGGGCTGAAAACGGCCcattagaataattttgaaaaaaaagaaaaaaaaaaagtgaaaaaatggAATGAACACTAGGAAGCCTTCTCTTTATCAGAGCCAGGTTTCGATCCTGGGACCTGTGGGTTATGGGCCCACCACGCTTCCGCTGCGCCACTCTGATTGTTGGGATAATACTACAAACAAAgtttttatatgataaaaaagtGAATGTAACTGCAAGACTAGAATAATTCTAGAACATACTTGTCGATATCCCAGCTTGACTGTGTTCAGCGATGTTTGGTTGCCTTCAATAGAAGAGTAAACAACCCATTCGTGACCCAAATTAAGAAGCTATATGTCATCTCCACAACATGGAGTTGTTGGCATTCACATAATGCAACACATATCAGCGAACCTGCCAATCTTTTGAGACTAGTAGCAAGTTGTTCAACTACATCAAAATGGATTGACATGTAAGTGCAATGGTGAGGAGAGATGGTGAATTTATCCGACTGACCACCACCCTATAGACAAAAATAGATATAGTAACTAGAATGGTATATTTCACTTTTATGTATCAAAAGAGGGGCCCTTAGCAACTCAAATTGGTACATTTCACTGGTTCAGATCAGCTTGGTCCCCCTGACCAGATCAGCTCCAGTCATTCAGTTAGGTTTTTAGCATTTTACAAACAGCTTGGAACCTAATCGTTTCCTACATGTTAGGCAAAAGGTAGGTGATATGCGCAATGTTCATACTCTAGCAATTGAAATGAGTCGTACTGCCATGCAGGGACAGCAGACCTTGTCTTTCTCTTTTAACTTCTCTTTCGGCATACGTGCTGTAATCAACTAGTTTCATAGTCAACATATTCATTTTGGAAACCTGGACCGGTAGACGTCGAGAGGTATGTATCCCACTGTCACAGTGCGGCCATCATATAAACGTCCATGCAAACAATGGGCAGCTATACATGAAGCTTCCGTTCTTCCAAATTCTACAAAAACACAGCTCGGATAAAAAATGTAGCTAAGATCACAATTATGTTCCTCGTGGTCTCCCTTCCCAGTTGCATCTGATTCTACTGCATGATCATTCGTAAAAGATTCCTTCAATTCTTGTTGGATAGGCAATTTGTGTTCCGCAATTGTATCCTTCATCTGAACATCATCAGTGACCTTGCCATGAAGGCAGTCTGATTCATCTTTTGAGGTCTGCTGAATGGGAATGGGCTCCTGAGGTTCTGGTACACCATCGCCAGAAAGGTTTTCAACAGCCATATTGCTATCAAACTGACCCAGTTGAGATGACTCATCCTCCATAAGATCATCTGCAGGTTTATCATCCTCAACACCATTGCCTTCCACAGGTTTATCATCATCAGTATCATTTGCTTCCACAGGTTCGTGGTGAATATCTCCTATGGTTTTCTCTGTTTCAGCATTTGTTTCATCGCCCCCTAAGTTTTGCTGAGGGCCAGCAGAATCCATATCCTCATTCATTTTACATGCTTCTGAAGTAAAGATGGGAATTGGACCATTCCGAACTACATTGACAGATTTAACAGTGCCAAATCTGCAGGACACAGAGATTAGCATGTATCTTGCAATGTTTAACTACTACtgatttaaaatctaaataatgaAAGGTTTTGATCTCAAACCTTGCACACTCTAGTCGTACATCTTCCAGTACTTCCTCAATTTCTATACGAGACAGTGATGGTAAGGTCTCTGGATCAAACTAATTCGTTTCCACAAACAAAAAATCATAGAGGTAGTTTAGGAAAATTGTAGTCAAATTTGACAATGATCTTTTACATACAGCacaggaagaaagaaaaacatgaaAAGTCAccaaataactaaatttaagTAACATGCACCGTACCAGATTTTTAAGCTTTAAAACTTGTGTAGGCTTATCAAGAAGTGGCTTTGCCTGCTCAggaaccccataaaatggtTGCTTTCCATCAATCTCCTACATATATTGTTATTTAGGTCAGTGATTATtcacataaataaatagtCTATCAACTAAAAATCTATAGAGAAATCAGTGGACATATAGTACCAAGGTCGATGCATTAGGAATAACTTGAACAGCACTTATGACCTGCCCTCCTAACTTCATACCATTTAGACCCGCACAAGCTCTGAAAGTAACTGATTGGTCTGCATACTGAGATGAAGAAATTGTAGTGGTTCTCAGACACAAAGGATCAATaacaaggaaaaaataaataataagaaatggAGGCaccatttaatatatttatgtataacACATGCCACCTCTTGGAGAAAACCATAAAGAAAGATCACAACCATGCTCCATTACCTCTACAAAAGCACATGGCCCATTAACATCATCAATGTTTTCAAAATGGTATGCCTTCAAAGGTCCAAAAGTGCTTGCAATCTCCATAATCTAGAAAAACACCCAAAAAAGTATAATCTGCTAAGACAATGGGCAGAGTACAGGTATgaaataaaagacaaattGAACAAGGAGAGAATGCAAGGGGCTTAGAGTGAGAGAGAGGAGACTAGAGAAGACAGAAGGGAGAGTAGCAGGTAGGAAGGAACATAAGAATCCTATAGGTCCCTCTAGAAAGCATATGCAAAAGATCAGAGACTCTCAAGTATCTTACCATTTCAGAAGAAAGAGCCTTTGAAATGCCACCAATGAAGATCTGCAATAAATCatgagattttaaaaataattaaaaaattgcaATGTAAATTGGGGCAAGTAGATACAGCCTCATGCAAGCAGTACCAACTCACATAGAggagattaaataaattgctAATCCAATAAAGAAAAGGTACAATGATTAGACATTAGTAATAGCAAAAATCTATAGAATCCTTTAAATTtatccttctttttttcctcttataGAAGCGCAAGGAACAGATCCGATTTAATCCTTCCTTCACATTGCAAAGATAGAATACATCACAAGTACAGATCTTCAATCAAAGTGCCTCATGCAACAAGTTTTAAGCAGGCAAGTTCAGTTGTAACTCTAGAACTTCCCTTCAATTAAAACGTGAGAAAGATATTAAGTTAGAAGATGCAAGTCGAGCTAAAACAAGTCAAACATGACCAAATCCACAGTAAACTGGAGGTAAATTCCTGAGAATCCACAACTTGTGGACATATTTAAATCGACTGGTGGAAGTTCTTTTCTTAGTCGCACTGAAACAGATGCATAGGCATTGAAAATTGCCACCAACAGATGCATAGACATTGAAAATTGCCACCAATAAATCACAAACTACAGTACAAAATCAGAAAGTGAAACGGGAATCCTGATATTTGCTGATGTTTTAAGGACCATATGCAGGTATGTCAACCAGGATTAGAAGGAAAGACACACACCAAAAGGCAAAACAAAATTACAGAAGATGATGATACATACCTTCTGTGGTGAATCCTTCACAGTATTTCTTATTGCATTGACTGTAGCCACTGATTTCCCCGGTTCACCAGTCTGCATGAAAATAGCAACTGTCTGAAAACCTGCTTCATGGATAATAACCACAATATACCTCAGAAAATGAAAGCAGCATAGAAATGCAAAGATCAAAATACTATTTGAGTTAAAGTAATGGTTGCTTTTACAGCAAAAATGCTTTTACAGCAAAAACCTTCAGAACAGCATTTTCTCCCAAATAATGGAAATATAAGCACATCAGCATAATTTATGGAAATGTCAAGTGTAtgagaataatgaaaatgcaTGGTGCCGGTTCCATAATGACAACCAACAACTCCCTGATAATTCGAAATGTATTGCCAAAGAGGGCATTAGACCTATATCATGAGAATCTACCCACATATCAGCATGTGCGAAGATAAAAACATGACATGTCTTAAGCACTGTATTATAGTAGATACAATTCTGAAAGGTAATATACTAGAAAACTGATTACGTGGCAAACATTAAGAGAATATGATTATTGACCAACAACTCCCACTAGAAATATTccaaataaaaagtatatcaaACACGCAGAAATTTATTTGCATTAAGAAAATTGTAGCAATTAGTCGTATATCCATAAATACTAACTCTCTCCCAAGCATATAAATCACTATATAATCTGAATAGAACTGCAGCGAACCATCTCCTTTGAAAACTACATATCCATAAAGCATTTTAGCTTACTAAATTTTCTACAGCCACATTATGgatgaaaaagaataagattTCATTTAAACAATCATAAGAACTTTTGGACAGTGCCATCCATTCATCTCAAAGTCTAAGTTGCCTGGAAAAACCAAATATCCTAAATTAACACATCTCAACatgttaatatttaaatataaaatgaagaaCATAGTACACTATATTTTATCCAGGAAATGTTACTTCTTGAGCAGCCTACATCAGGGGCCCAAAGCCAATGCCAGAACAAGAAGCTCCATGCACATCAAACTTGTCACTACACCTGGATATCTTCTTATTAGGCGACAGCTTCATCACCATCCAGTATGTGAAATATGACACACCCAATATAAACACCCTATTTAAGAGATTCCAACATACAGTCAGAATAATTCCCATGCAACTAGACAAACAGAATATTCTAAATAGCTCCAAGTCAGCACCATAGACTAGCTCAACAGAAGGGATAGATGGACAGTATCTTTATCATTCCAATAATTTGATTGCATgagatagttgttcatggatCATACTGAAAAGGCATACAAAGTTGATGGCAAAAAATCCAGGGTTATGCCATTatctaatcatatttcttCCATAAACTAGAGTTTCGAAGCCAAGAACTTTGGAAATTGTGAAAGAGATCTGGATATATGTACATTAGAAGTGACTTCATTTCATCTGAATCAGTCAGATTTAAAAATTCTCCCAATTTGAAATATTAGCTATAATCTTAACTATTTAGCTCATATCTGAAAGCAAGCCATATAAAAGTCTTTTTCATGTTAAAAGCACTCAACTCTAAACCATTGCATTAAAATACAGACAAAAGCAACCATCATACAAGTAACTGTAGGTGCTATGACCATCTTTTTGAtagtagtattaaataagTAAAGTGATACACACACAgaaaatatatgtatgtatgaaAATAATCTCATTGTCATGAACCCAATATCATTTGATACACCCTCAATTTTGTTAACCTATCTATACAAACTTTATGATGTTGACTTTATAAGGTCCCATTTTAACAAAAGCAAGAATGTATGGAATGAGCAGATAGATGTTTGAGAggaattaataaattcataaaaaaaaactaatttgcagtttttgtaattttgcCCTTGCATTACTAGTCACCAAATCAACACCTGTAAAATTCAATACAACTTTAAATACCAAATCTCGTCTCAAAGATAGATTCAAAAGATCATGGAATCCATCCATTTATAAGAGTAGGGGCGAACATGTTTTGATGCAGGCTTTTGTTTATACTCCAGCTATTAAAATCAGCTCTAGGAACTCACTATGAACATGACTGATCAGAATTAAGAATCTATACATTCTTCAACTGAAATGACATGAAGATGCAAATGCACAAATATTCTGACTTCCATGTAGCAGTCACGATCACCAAACAGCAAGTTTTGCTTGCCCAAGTAATGctagaatataaaaagatgAGAGGAGAAGTTATGTAATCACATTTCAAGGAATCCTATAGCAGTTATatcacaaaatcaaaatattaagcAGGCACACATGGATGTAAGAGTAAAGCAATATCAACAGAGAAATACAAGAATAGATTATCAACAAGCTGAGCATTCCTGAGCATTTGCCATTGCACAAGTGTCTTCGAAATGGagaatatcaaaaagaaaaaaaaaaacaaatcccACAAAATAAGACCTCACAAATtagttagataaataaaaattgcaaaagaTCAATTCAAGGCCataaaacaaaggaaaaaggTAATAGTAATAGTCATTCTTACTGCCATTTCAACAAAGTCTTTGGGACGCCTGATTTTGATTGTGGAACCAGAGAAGTAACTGCCGTCAAAAGAAAGAGCTGCTGAAGCATCCTCAGGTGTAAGAAATTCCACAAGAGCTTGGCCCTTTTCTTTGTGTATCTGCAGTTATAACATGGTAATAGTAACACAAGACAATACCTCAAATTGTGACAATAGACTTGATAAGAATAAGAAGCACATTATTGGAAAATAGAAACTCACAATGCAGCTAATACATGGCTGGGTTCCTTGTATATGGTTGACAccagaagaaattaaaagattattaaGACGCTCCAATACAGCTTTCTCAGAGGCTTCAGCCGGTATATTTTCCACATAAAGCCTCCTCATTGGACGGGTAGCTTGTGTTAGCTGAACAGAGTCAATGGTGTCATTCTTATTGGTCAATAATATATTGG from Ricinus communis isolate WT05 ecotype wild-type chromosome 9, ASM1957865v1, whole genome shotgun sequence harbors:
- the LOC8288654 gene encoding 50S ribosomal protein L28, chloroplastic, which gives rise to MAMATASSGLLCFRRPYLPTKLASSSKTSAVSEIGFVTSQLSGIKISYNLPYLSNPTTPPLQSIVARRVCPFTGKKANRANKVSFSNHKTKKLQFVNLQYKKIWWEAGKRYVKLRLSTKALKTIEKNGLDAVAKKAGIDLSKK